The Festucalex cinctus isolate MCC-2025b chromosome 6, RoL_Fcin_1.0, whole genome shotgun sequence genomic sequence CTGCATCAAATTCTTCCGTGTCGCCGCCATGTTGAAAGTGGGCGGGTTGCGTTCAGGTACAGTTCCCGATGCCTGACTACCGAAGTTCTTAACACTTGAGTCGGAAGTAACCTGacatatagatatagatatacattttttttttttatctcagacGTTTAAATGATTGAGGAGTGTATTCAACttagtttttaataaataatagtcGGCGCAATGGTTTGAAGTTATTACTTTCCGATAGCTCTTGAAGGTGGCAACCAGCACACTTTCCGttttccacataaaaaaaaaaaaaaaaaaaaaaaagcgttttcGTCACATGCAGATGCATTCctcgcattttattttattgtcgtATCATGAAATTCGTGACTTCGAAGTAGGCGAATAGTatatttaaacatgtaaattaAAACTTCTGGGTTTCGAGTCGCCATTTTTGGCCAGTAACGCCATCGCATGGCTAGAGTGAGAATTGCAATAGCacaactttgtttttctttctctttcgaGAACTTACTACATctttatacaaatacaaataataaatgcCACTCAAAAAGcaaatttcatttaaaagaGACTCTTGGAATTCAGTGGAGATTGTTATATTACATCCAAATAAATGGAAAACACAATTAGAGATCCATATAAGGACAATGatgatataaaaacataaaatacgtcACACAACAACTTCACTGGTCTTTATTCTCATTGGTCGAAAGCAAGAACATCCAAAACATACATGTATACATTTTCAAATAGATAATTTGTCTCGTTTTAACATATTTGACAGGCAACATCACACGTGTCTACAGCTACACACTTGCACGGTATAAAGTACACGTATGTTTGTGTATATACTTTGATAGTTTGGTCACATATTTTTACTCTCATTAATTATCAtcccaaaataaataacaccAATAACGTTATAAGTcatctttttgtctttttcttagtCCCCCCGCATACTGGAATGCTCTAAAATAAAGTACTGTATCATTTTAAACACTAACATACTGAActgttcatttatttacactatttatatatttagtttaaaatgCAGCAATTCAGTTTCATACTTAGGCTGTTATGTTAAAGTCGGTGTCGAGTacgtttctttttctcttttttaaacaagtatTCTCAgaggttttatttgttttggtggGTTCCAGTAGGGGCGATATTTTCACATGATCATTTAAACGAAATCACTCTGCTTGTGGAGCAAAGTGGCTTAAAGTGGAACAAAAGGTGAAACATAGAGAGTTGGTTTGAAAGTggatccagttttttttttcccggattTATGGTGcctcaaatcaacaggaaggcAATACAAGGCAAAGTGAATACGGTGAACTTTGTGTTCACATTGCAAATTGGTTTGAAAGAGGATCCAGTTCTGTTAACTGCTCCATTTCAGGTCTCATGAAGCCTAATTGTGCTTTAAGTCAATCCAAATGGCAATCCGTGACAATGTGACTCTGGACCACATTACACATTTGTGTCAAAGAGGATCCagtaagttccttttttttttggcatgaatGTGGCTCGAATCTGGAAATATAAGGCAATGTAAATCTGGACTCGAGGCCCCCTCTTATTTGAAAAATAGTTCAATTTCAAACCAGTTTGTTATGTGAACGCAAGCTCTGTCAGAACTGAAATGCACTTTTGGTTGGATGAAAGATCTGCTTTCAAACCAGGATCGACTTCAGGCGTTATTAAATCTGAATGGATCAGAATATAGCCAATGATCCTTTTCAAAACCAGTTCCCAATGTGAACACGTAGTCCAGATTCGTTTTACTTTGAACTGTTATTGGACTGACTTGAGCTCCCACCAAAAGGACACAATTCTCTTTTGAACCGGCTTGCAATGTGAACACAAACTGATCCAGATTCCCTTTCTTTctaaatcccaataaaatgaaaacttacCAGTGATTTTGTGTTGAACTTGAAAATTCCTACTGTACTATATCTAAAAAGAAAGTGACTAAAAGAAGACCTCGTTCCCTCTCCAACAACGTGATCCCATTTCCTGTCTACCTCCGCTAACTCTCAGTAGTCCTGACGCTGGTATCCAGCGGTGCCATCGAAGACGCTGTCCCCCGCCTGCCCGACGCCTCCTCCCCCTCCACCCGGCGGGCTCTCCAGGTCATCGCCGCCGAAGGAGGTGTAGGGTCCACTGCCGCCCGCCGCGTCCTGGCTGGGGTCCGTGTAATCCTGCGAGAAGAGGGCCGAGTCGGACCCCAGCTTGTACCTCTGGAAGCCCAGGAAGGCCTGCGCCGCCTTTGGGCGAAGCCGAGTGGTTGGTTGGGTCGGGCGGAAGGGACGATGCAAAGCAGAAgcgacaagaagaagaagaagatggaggTGTTAGAAAGAGAGAAGAAGGAAAACATTGATTAGTCGTCGAGAAAAGCTGGCAAAGCTGATTAGTTGTTAGTCAAGTGGCAGCAGGTAAGTTACTCCAGAGAAGCTTTTTTGACCAGCTCAGCAGCTCCAGGCTGCGCCGGTGCAGCAACGCGTGATGCATTATTGAAGAGACGCGGCACCGCAGtgcataaaatgtcacaaattgTCTCTTGCAAACTCTCCTTTTTGTCCACAAGCGACACAAGCATGACTgctctgtcaatctgtcaaataCACATAATGGAACAAAAGTATCGGGACAGCAACAGGAAGCaaagaaatgaaataaatgcatTCGGAATGGCTAGTATGATTACTAGATAGTAGTCATTGTAATGCAATCACTACTTGCCAGTTAtgcaccttgcacaatagaaataaacgatATAAACTAATAAGAATTAGTACTCATCTacataaaggaaaaaaagtccACAGCACGCTCAATCAGGCACAAATTGAGCATGTTATAAGATTATGCAATGATTCCTCTCACTAGTTATTTACGTTACTCACCACTGtgcacaatagaaatcaacAGAACTAGATATGATCAAAAAGCAAAAAGTCCACAGCATACACAGGCATAAGACAGCATTTGAAATATGAGATTAGTGTGCTATTATTCATGTTAACAgtcaccttgcacaatagaaataaacacaactaTAAATCCCTCTCCAGTCatgccaaaacaacaacaacaaaaaagtccaCGACATACTGGGTCAGGCACCAACTGTACATGCAATATGCAATAATTCCTCTTGCCAGTTAACAAAAATTAATCACCCCCGTGCGCAATAGAAATCAACGAAACATCTCAAAATCATCCACACTCAAATAAGGGAAATATAATACTGCAACATACACATGCTCAACTGCGTGCGCAATCTATGTGTCCTATGTTTATTGCTCCAGTTGTTTATGATGGCatcaccttgcacaatagaaacaaTCACAACTCGAAATAACCTAGCATACTATGTCCACATGATGTTCAATGTATGTCAATCATAAAATCAATCCGATGTTGCCAGTTGTCATGATACCTGCCACTgcgcacaatagaaataaacataTGCACTAGAACTTATCCATTTGTCACCTTGCGCAACAGAAACAATCACAACTAGAAATAACCCAGCATACTATGTCCACAGCATGTGCATGCCAATCATAAAATCAATCCGATGGCTCCTCTTGCCAGTTTTCATGATACCTGCCACTgcgcacaatagaaataaacagatGCATTAGAAATTCTCctgtcaaaaaacacacaaagcatGCACAAGGTAGACTTGTGCAATAATGAATGTATTGGCTCTTCTACGTAGTTATTTACGAGtaccaccttgcacaatagaaataaacacaactaGAAATAATACACCAAAAAGCCTCAACACACTCGTTCATTCAATTATAATTGTAAGTAACTAATGTGAGAGTTCCACCCGCCAGTTATTGATAACCACCACTGTGTACAGTAGAAATCAACAAACTCTGATGACCAATTCATTGAATAAGAcgtgtgtcccaatacttttgtccatgtaAATGAATTCaccaataataacaacaacatcgAAATGAGAAGCCAAGCTTgtcttttgattaaaaaaaaaaaaaaaaaaaaaaaaaaaaaaaaaaaaagaaagtacaaTTCTCATTCAACTTTGTGTAAGAAAGTCACGGAAGGGAAATATCGTAAAGCTTCACATCGTCATTTTATTGCAAACCAAAATATTACGTTTTGAGCTTgggaaaatgtatatatatatatatatatatatatatttttttttttttaaaaagcagcgTCAGACAAGTGGTTGTTGAGGCTGAGGTGGGAACAGCTTGGTGTATTCCTCTTCAAAGGACACGTTCTTAAACTTCTCCATGGAGAACAGAGCCTGGGCGCCCTGTCGGAACGACACGCACATCACACAATGTTTTTCCAAAGCGGTTCTATTCCGTACGCTCGTTGACTTTTGGGGGGCTCTGCTCGTGTGAAACGACGCCAATCTCCGCGTGGAGGTGGGTTAGACCTGATGTTGGTCATTTCGGAGATGAGAGCAGGGCGGTAAATCTGTTGGGAGTGGCGACTGGCGAGTCGTTTTCAGCGGCGCGCTGGTCATGCAGTGCCATTCGAGTCCCGATATGCTTTGACTTTCCCTACATATatggagattttttttgctCGGAAATATTGAACACGTTTAATATTTTTAGGATTCTGGGCCCATTTAGGGCCGTATTATCGGGACAAGTCCACCCCGACAAACGTTAAATCAGAATTttaagcaaggttattttagttcactaaaaactaaccaaaaaaaaaaaacaactaaaactaaaaaacaaaaaacaaaaacattccgttaacgaaacaaaacaaaaacttcaaatctttttaaaaaacgaaaacaaaattttatgtttacaaaactaactaaactgcgattggctggcgaccagttcagcgtataccccgcctactgcccattgccagctgagataggctccagcaaaaaaacaaaaaaaaactaaaactaatactgaaactaactaaaactaactaaaactaaactaaaatgaagcatttattaaataactaaaactctaactaacagaaccaccctgaaaactaattaaaactactggtacctaaattaaaaaaaataaaaaaaaatgctcaaaatgaaatcaaaactaactgtaataaaaaaaattccaaaactataataacccacaTCAGAAGATAACCTTTGTGGACAAACTTATAAAACATAACATAGTGCGGTGTTTGACATCTtggatcgggaaaaaaaaacgggttGTCTTGTGTGTCTTAGACGAGCTGCGGCAGTATTTAGACGTGGTCTAAAGTAGGCTGCCGGAAGTTTTAGACTTtctgccaccaaattgtcaCTCCGCCAGCATCATCCCTAAACCGGTCAAAATGACAAACACTTGAAGTGAACCTTGCGCTGATGCGAAAATCATAATCGGTATCTGAGGCAGTCTCGAAAAATTGCGCCCTTAGTGGCAAAGTCGTGAATCTCTCACAATACAACAGTGTAACacaatgcaaaagaaaaaagaaaaagtcaattgAAGCATGGTGGCGCGTACCCAAGTGAAGatggagaagaaggagaaggtgATGGCAGCTCGGGCGGCGTCGCCGCGCTCCCTCAGCGGGTCGTCGTTCTGGTCGGTCGCCTGCCACTGATTGGCCAGGAAGCAGAAGCCAACGAACCACATGAAGGACCAGAAGGCTGCAAACAGGAAGTTGTAAATAATAACTTATCGTACGTTCTGCTCGCAacgaagaatgctttgctcttctccgcactcacattcacatctatgttgtcttaacagaagatgactcgAGAAGCTTAAGAACCAGAACaactaacgcagcagaatggttaaaGCCAggctgctgaggtcgcctgttttctgttaagaaatgattgcaaacttgaccacacgtgtactcagcaatcggtgttccaactatgcctttgcgtttgcatttttaggcaaggcaaggcaaggcaagtttatttgtatagcacatttcatacacaaggcaactcaatgtgctttacacgaggaaagacaacacataagcatcaagaaacagtagttaacattcagagggaaaaaaataaatgaaaataggttacaaactaacaatcttaaaacattattcaacaaactttaaaaaatttaacataagaaagtttaaaatgataatgataaaaaaaataaataaataaataaataaaatataaaaaaaaataaaaataaaaataaaaataaaaataaaaataaaaataaaaataaaaataaaaataaaaataaaaataaaaaaaaacacttaattaaagctgttttagggttggaacacccgtGTAActcggggcgtggaaaccaaataaaaggaaagggtgaggagaggaatcttcagagagtgccggagtgaattgtatcaagtCGGTtcgtctcctctctcctcgtgaGCCTTGAACTGagcgtcttctctcctttttgtttcgtgtttaatagatgtcaaacaggtcaacctgacaggaagtgacaccgCTAGTGAACAGGAAGTGTCACAAATACACGTGTGACCAGTGCATTTGCTGCCTGAACAGGCTGACGTAAAAATAGAAAGGAaggaaactgttttttttgttttttttttaaagttttgcatcgtgtattagccc encodes the following:
- the syngr1b gene encoding synaptogyrin-1 isoform X1 → MEGMQAYGAGKAGGAFDPVTFFQQPQTILRIVSWLFSIVIFGCIANEGYINRPDEVQEYCIFNQNQNACNYGVFMGSVAFLCCVAFLALDVYFPQISSVKDRKKAVLADIGVSAFWSFMWFVGFCFLANQWQATDQNDDPLRERGDAARAAITFSFFSIFTWAAQAFLGFQRYKLGSDSALFSQDYTDPSQDAAGGSGPYTSFGGDDLESPPGGGGGGVGQAGDSVFDGTAGYQRQDY